One window from the genome of Bremerella cremea encodes:
- a CDS encoding alkaline phosphatase D family protein: MQTSRRNFLQGTVATAAMLGNVESFAAETNTPPIYQATGLRIGEVTSDSAIVWTRLTQQATRNNKGVVFTKRGKSEEAKNTPIASIEGACPGQPGKIRIVYWPEAETHQAISTAWENVDETGDFIHQFPLKGLRPQTTYHLRSETSVTDQPPHGALTGSFRTAPTPETPSPVRFCVMTCQGYPDRDHPDGHPIYPAMQAKDPDFISLTGDLVYYDNDAPSAMTADLARLHWQRMFSLPRLVETLRNTSTYWLKDDHDTLDDDAWPGQKYGEFTFAEGQKIYQQQAPSGSQSYRTFRWGQDLQIWLTDGRDFRSPNKMKDGPSKTIWGSEQKAWFKRTVAASDATWKVLISPTPLVGPDRPSKNDNHSNAGFSHEGNEIRQWLQKNVPNNFFVVCGDRHWQYHSVHPETGVNEFSVGAASNSHAGGTPGRNPQYHRFHKVQGGFLNVLVADHADRSSITFQLCDVDGKVSYERQFETDRTIPKGRA; encoded by the coding sequence GCTGGGCAATGTCGAGAGCTTCGCCGCAGAGACTAACACCCCGCCAATCTATCAAGCTACCGGCCTCCGTATTGGTGAGGTCACCTCGGACAGTGCGATTGTCTGGACACGCCTTACCCAACAAGCGACGAGAAACAACAAGGGAGTCGTCTTTACGAAGCGGGGTAAATCGGAGGAAGCAAAAAACACGCCGATTGCATCGATTGAAGGTGCTTGCCCTGGACAGCCGGGCAAGATCCGAATTGTCTATTGGCCGGAAGCAGAAACACACCAGGCGATATCCACCGCTTGGGAAAACGTTGATGAAACAGGTGACTTCATTCACCAGTTTCCGCTGAAGGGGTTACGACCGCAAACAACGTATCACTTGCGGAGTGAAACCTCAGTGACAGACCAACCGCCACATGGCGCATTAACTGGTTCGTTCCGTACAGCCCCCACACCTGAAACGCCGAGCCCCGTTCGCTTCTGCGTAATGACCTGCCAAGGCTACCCCGACCGCGACCACCCAGATGGACATCCGATTTATCCCGCAATGCAAGCCAAAGACCCCGACTTTATTTCGCTAACGGGAGATCTCGTCTACTACGATAACGACGCTCCCAGCGCGATGACCGCCGACTTGGCCCGCCTGCACTGGCAACGCATGTTCAGTTTGCCCCGCCTAGTCGAAACGCTGCGAAACACCTCCACTTATTGGCTAAAAGACGACCACGACACACTCGACGACGACGCATGGCCAGGCCAGAAGTATGGAGAGTTTACTTTTGCAGAAGGGCAAAAGATCTATCAGCAGCAGGCACCATCAGGTAGTCAATCGTACCGCACGTTTCGCTGGGGGCAGGATCTACAAATTTGGCTTACCGATGGCCGTGACTTCCGATCTCCTAACAAAATGAAAGACGGCCCCAGCAAAACCATTTGGGGGAGCGAGCAAAAAGCTTGGTTCAAACGTACGGTTGCCGCGAGTGATGCCACATGGAAAGTGCTGATCAGCCCCACGCCGCTGGTTGGACCAGACCGCCCAAGCAAAAACGACAATCACTCCAACGCTGGCTTCAGTCACGAAGGAAATGAGATCCGTCAGTGGCTCCAGAAAAATGTGCCGAACAACTTTTTTGTGGTATGTGGCGATCGGCATTGGCAGTACCACTCGGTCCATCCAGAAACCGGCGTCAATGAATTCAGTGTCGGAGCCGCAAGTAATTCGCATGCCGGTGGCACGCCAGGCAGGAACCCCCAATATCATCGTTTCCATAAAGTCCAAGGTGGTTTCCTAAACGTGCTTGTCGCTGACCATGCCGACCGTTCGTCAATTACTTTTCAACTTTGCGACGTTGACGGCAAGGTGTCGTACGAGCGGCAGTTTGAGACCGATCGCACGATACCGAAGGGAAGAGCTTGA
- a CDS encoding HAD-IA family hydrolase, whose amino-acid sequence MVSIFIASSLGGSPLAKGKKIEPRPQVILLDAVGTVIQPNPSVAVAYQDAGRLYGIELDESTIRARFREALGRYSVSSFQQMRGAVDPLRTDEPCESLRWQAIVEHVLQPSPTQKQAVFRKLWDHFSRPENWRLFDDVIPTLEQLGGSGYRLGLASNFDQRLRPIIQKYLGDFPLELFISSEIGWVKPAEAFYAEVTRRLEVPIDQIFLIGDDWENDVSAPQTFGWQTAYLCRDGKPRGDTNSPVFPELLDVVRTLLPDRNTG is encoded by the coding sequence TTGGTCTCGATATTCATCGCTTCTTCCCTTGGGGGTAGTCCTCTGGCCAAGGGTAAAAAAATTGAACCGCGTCCGCAGGTAATACTTCTGGACGCGGTGGGGACGGTAATTCAGCCGAATCCTTCTGTGGCGGTTGCCTATCAGGATGCTGGTAGGCTTTATGGTATTGAACTCGACGAATCGACGATTAGAGCTCGATTTCGCGAGGCGCTTGGTCGCTACAGCGTTTCTTCTTTTCAGCAAATGCGTGGTGCTGTCGATCCGTTACGTACCGACGAACCGTGCGAATCTTTACGCTGGCAAGCTATTGTTGAGCATGTATTGCAGCCAAGTCCCACGCAAAAGCAGGCCGTATTTCGGAAGCTGTGGGATCACTTTTCCCGGCCAGAGAATTGGCGGCTGTTTGACGATGTGATTCCCACGCTTGAGCAGCTTGGAGGAAGCGGCTATCGACTTGGGCTGGCCTCGAACTTCGATCAGCGGTTACGCCCGATCATTCAGAAATATCTTGGTGATTTTCCTCTTGAGCTTTTCATCTCTTCCGAGATCGGATGGGTTAAGCCGGCTGAAGCGTTCTATGCCGAAGTAACGCGGCGGCTCGAGGTTCCGATTGATCAAATATTTCTGATCGGAGACGACTGGGAAAATGACGTCTCAGCCCCACAAACGTTTGGTTGGCAGACCGCCTATTTGTGCCGAGATGGAAAGCCGAGAGGGGATACTAATTCCCCTGTTTTTCCTGAATTACTAGATGTGGTTCGCACGCTATTGCCTGATCGGAATACTGGGTAA
- the lpxD gene encoding UDP-3-O-(3-hydroxymyristoyl)glucosamine N-acyltransferase, with amino-acid sequence MGTTLAQLAELVDGTVFGNPDLVITGANIIRDAVAGEITLMDKPDQVQLLMEKCQASAVLVSQASEKLTIDGIVVANVHEAFGKVIRFFLPWEQKPASGIHRSAIVSLAAVVDPTATIGAGAIISDGVVVGKNTTVHSGVHIQAGCRIGNDVTIFPGVVLYDRTEVGDRCIIHASAVLGAYGFGYDSSTGKHILSAQLGNVVLEADVEIGAGTTIDRGTYGTTLIGEGTKIDNMVMIGHNCRLGKHNLICSQVGIAGSVSTGDYVVMAGQVGVRDHVHIGTGAAVGAKAGVGSDIPEGQQSLGIPAGPIKEIMAEHMAIKRLPDMRKTIKSLAKRIEQLEREAEAVSQPAIRKAS; translated from the coding sequence ATGGGAACCACGCTGGCACAACTGGCCGAACTCGTCGATGGAACGGTGTTCGGAAACCCCGATCTCGTTATTACCGGGGCCAACATTATCCGCGATGCGGTGGCCGGCGAGATCACCCTGATGGACAAGCCAGACCAGGTTCAACTTCTGATGGAGAAATGTCAGGCCTCGGCGGTTCTCGTTTCGCAGGCCTCGGAAAAGCTAACCATTGATGGCATCGTGGTGGCCAACGTTCACGAAGCCTTCGGCAAGGTAATCCGTTTCTTTCTGCCATGGGAACAAAAGCCGGCCAGTGGTATTCATCGCTCGGCGATTGTTTCGTTAGCCGCTGTGGTGGATCCCACGGCCACGATTGGTGCCGGAGCGATCATTAGCGATGGCGTGGTCGTCGGTAAGAATACGACCGTCCATAGTGGTGTTCATATCCAAGCAGGGTGCCGAATCGGTAATGACGTAACGATTTTCCCCGGGGTCGTTCTGTACGACCGAACCGAAGTGGGAGATCGCTGCATCATTCATGCCTCGGCAGTGCTCGGTGCTTATGGCTTTGGCTATGATTCGTCGACCGGCAAGCATATTCTCTCCGCTCAACTGGGCAACGTGGTGCTGGAAGCCGACGTCGAAATTGGCGCTGGCACAACCATCGATCGAGGCACCTACGGGACCACGTTGATCGGCGAAGGAACCAAAATCGACAATATGGTGATGATTGGCCACAACTGTCGTCTGGGTAAGCACAACCTGATTTGTTCGCAAGTTGGCATCGCCGGCAGTGTTTCGACCGGTGATTATGTGGTTATGGCAGGCCAGGTCGGCGTTCGCGATCACGTGCATATCGGCACCGGGGCAGCCGTCGGGGCGAAGGCAGGTGTTGGTTCCGATATACCGGAAGGGCAGCAATCGCTCGGTATTCCGGCAGGCCCCATTAAAGAAATCATGGCCGAACATATGGCGATCAAGCGTTTGCCGGACATGCGTAAGACCATCAAATCGCTCGCCAAACGAATTGAACAATTAGAGAGAGAAGCCGAAGCGGTAAGCCAACCGGCGATCCGTAAGGCATCGTAG
- a CDS encoding 1-deoxy-D-xylulose-5-phosphate reductoisomerase — protein sequence MPSSSSPTSRQSVVVLGATGSIGRSTLDVIRASDGAFVPFALSAHGRLEELLAAAIQYRPRYIVASDEALAAKFDWSQLPAETKLLTGTSGLQEVSSHQEADIVVSAIVGRAGLEGTFAAIAAGKRVALANKETLVVAGHLATQMAAESGAEILPVDSEHSAIFQALKSGRNSDVKRVILTASGGPFRKFSPEQLLKVTAEEALDHPTWKMGPKITVDSATMMNKALEIIEAKWLFDLSVEQIEVVVHPQSIVHSLVEFVDGSVVAQMSPPDMRMPIQLAMTYPQRTECPAKALDMTQAFSLEFEPPDYERFPALKLGKEVVQRGGTTGAVLNAANEVAVQRFLEGKIRFVDIYRVCRAILDEHPFELSPDLNRLLELDAWAREESDKWITCCLQQAKDQACSNT from the coding sequence ATGCCAAGCTCGTCCTCCCCTACATCCCGCCAGAGTGTCGTCGTCTTGGGTGCCACTGGCAGCATCGGACGTAGCACGCTTGATGTTATTCGTGCAAGCGATGGGGCATTTGTTCCCTTTGCACTCTCGGCGCATGGGCGACTTGAGGAGTTATTAGCAGCCGCGATCCAGTATCGTCCCCGCTACATTGTTGCCAGCGATGAGGCGCTCGCTGCGAAGTTCGACTGGTCGCAGCTTCCGGCGGAGACGAAATTGCTTACCGGGACAAGCGGACTACAAGAGGTCTCTTCGCATCAAGAGGCTGATATTGTGGTTTCTGCGATTGTCGGTCGAGCTGGGCTGGAAGGTACGTTTGCGGCCATTGCTGCTGGCAAAAGAGTGGCCCTGGCGAACAAAGAGACCCTGGTCGTGGCCGGGCATTTAGCCACTCAAATGGCCGCAGAGTCGGGAGCCGAGATTCTGCCGGTCGACAGCGAACATAGCGCGATTTTCCAGGCCTTAAAGTCAGGCCGAAACTCGGATGTGAAACGCGTTATCCTAACAGCCTCAGGGGGGCCGTTTCGTAAATTCTCGCCAGAGCAGCTCTTAAAAGTGACTGCCGAAGAGGCATTGGACCACCCGACCTGGAAGATGGGGCCGAAGATTACCGTGGATTCGGCCACGATGATGAACAAGGCCTTAGAGATCATCGAGGCCAAGTGGCTTTTTGATCTTTCCGTCGAACAGATCGAGGTGGTTGTCCATCCGCAGTCGATCGTTCATTCTTTGGTTGAGTTTGTCGATGGCTCGGTGGTGGCTCAGATGAGCCCGCCAGACATGCGAATGCCAATCCAGTTGGCGATGACTTATCCCCAACGAACCGAGTGTCCGGCGAAGGCCTTGGACATGACCCAGGCCTTTTCCTTAGAGTTCGAGCCACCAGATTACGAGAGATTTCCCGCCCTTAAGCTAGGGAAAGAGGTGGTGCAACGTGGTGGGACCACGGGAGCCGTTTTGAATGCTGCCAATGAAGTGGCCGTACAACGGTTTTTAGAAGGTAAAATTCGATTTGTTGACATTTACCGGGTATGTCGAGCTATTCTCGACGAACACCCGTTTGAACTATCCCCCGATTTAAACCGTTTGCTCGAGCTTGATGCTTGGGCCCGAGAGGAGTCAGACAAGTGGATCACTTGTTGTTTGCAGCAAGCGAAGGATCAAGCCTGTTCCAATACTTAG
- a CDS encoding VOC family protein has translation MELFAIEIRTTQWQPMLQWYKSALQLDSRLRRDEDGYALLTGDGWRISLIQRQDDKPRDRSAISLAIEVEDLKSVQRHVQNFLTEPTGPIMKSDEGFLQWTITDPDGNRIKLFQFVH, from the coding sequence ATGGAACTTTTCGCAATTGAAATTCGCACCACCCAGTGGCAGCCGATGCTCCAGTGGTACAAGTCGGCACTGCAACTCGACTCAAGACTACGACGTGATGAAGATGGCTACGCACTGCTGACGGGCGATGGCTGGAGAATTTCTTTAATTCAACGGCAAGACGATAAGCCACGCGACCGTTCTGCGATTAGCCTGGCAATCGAGGTGGAAGACCTGAAGTCAGTGCAGCGTCACGTGCAGAATTTCTTAACCGAGCCAACGGGTCCGATTATGAAAAGTGACGAAGGCTTTCTTCAATGGACGATTACCGATCCAGATGGCAACCGGATCAAGCTATTTCAGTTTGTGCATTAA
- a CDS encoding site-2 protease family protein, producing the protein MGLGLVIFVHELGHFLVAKACGVRCDKFYVGFDVPITIGPWTISSLWKKQWGETEYGIGTIPLGGYVKMLGQDDNPGNSEEESVSTMIETVDDQGNKQTVVNPRSYTAKSVPQRMAIISAGVVFNLIFGVIFAAIAYNLGVSYTPAKISWVQPGSPAWQAGMRPGDQIVGLNAEGKDRKDLRYRKDMSLQIAFNGSKKPMPFVVKRPDGTQEVLMIQPRPGFGDSFPPTIGVLSMSTTKMMVAPKLMEGIYGKKIADEMKPGDQLIAINDTPIESYLEYQKYVANHPYDVLKMKFDRKVESEGDKEKTEQVEIDLPTIPYRSTGLVMEMSPVIAIRKGGPADKVGIQVDDKIVSIDGEPVGDGFTLPSRETKWAGKTVDVVVKRGEEEKTFSVETAVPEGFAEQYYPGYQMGLQTLGVSYNLGTTVAEVLPGSSAEKEGIKAGDEILVVGFQSNSEKAKEYNDSMAIGTKDFKIQSEGIAWQAVQMALQIAAPDTSLILTVQKKGAEISKNVAVTATASETEMLQTRYLRFAPLQAVQYADSFADSLALGVREVGEGMTQVVMVLRKIATGEMQISGLGGPGTILYAATAESSHGLARLLTFLTLISANLAVVNFLPIPVLDGGHMMFLLYEGIRGKPINEKWMLRLTYVGLAMVLTMMVTVIGLDIHRFFPWG; encoded by the coding sequence ATGGGACTTGGACTCGTGATTTTTGTTCACGAGCTGGGGCACTTTTTAGTGGCCAAAGCTTGTGGCGTGCGTTGCGATAAGTTCTATGTCGGTTTTGATGTGCCCATTACCATTGGTCCATGGACGATCTCGTCTTTATGGAAAAAGCAATGGGGCGAGACCGAATACGGTATCGGTACGATCCCGCTGGGGGGATACGTGAAGATGCTTGGCCAGGACGACAACCCTGGCAACTCGGAAGAAGAATCGGTCAGCACGATGATCGAAACGGTTGACGATCAAGGAAACAAACAAACGGTCGTCAATCCACGCAGCTACACCGCCAAGAGCGTTCCGCAGCGGATGGCGATCATTTCCGCTGGGGTGGTTTTTAACTTGATCTTCGGGGTGATTTTCGCCGCGATTGCTTACAACCTGGGTGTTTCTTACACGCCAGCAAAAATCAGTTGGGTTCAGCCTGGCTCACCTGCTTGGCAAGCCGGTATGCGGCCAGGTGACCAGATCGTGGGTCTCAATGCGGAAGGGAAAGATCGCAAGGATCTTCGCTACCGTAAAGATATGTCGCTGCAGATCGCGTTTAACGGATCGAAGAAGCCGATGCCGTTCGTGGTGAAACGCCCCGACGGGACGCAAGAAGTCTTGATGATCCAGCCTCGCCCAGGCTTTGGCGATTCGTTTCCGCCGACCATTGGTGTGCTGTCGATGAGCACAACCAAAATGATGGTTGCTCCGAAATTGATGGAAGGCATCTACGGGAAAAAAATCGCAGACGAGATGAAACCTGGCGACCAGTTGATCGCCATTAATGACACGCCGATCGAGAGCTATCTCGAATACCAAAAGTATGTAGCGAATCACCCCTACGATGTGCTGAAAATGAAGTTCGACCGCAAGGTCGAGTCGGAAGGTGATAAGGAGAAAACTGAGCAGGTTGAAATCGATTTGCCGACAATCCCTTATCGCAGTACGGGTCTGGTGATGGAAATGTCTCCTGTCATCGCGATCCGCAAGGGTGGCCCTGCTGATAAGGTGGGAATTCAAGTTGACGATAAGATCGTCTCAATCGATGGTGAACCGGTTGGTGACGGATTTACCCTGCCTAGCCGAGAAACCAAATGGGCTGGCAAAACGGTCGATGTGGTGGTCAAACGGGGAGAAGAGGAAAAGACGTTTTCCGTCGAAACTGCCGTGCCAGAGGGGTTTGCTGAGCAGTATTACCCCGGCTACCAAATGGGCCTGCAAACGTTAGGTGTGAGCTACAACTTGGGGACGACCGTTGCCGAAGTGCTGCCAGGTAGTTCTGCCGAAAAGGAAGGCATCAAAGCTGGCGACGAGATCTTGGTGGTAGGTTTCCAGTCGAATTCGGAAAAGGCGAAAGAGTACAACGATTCGATGGCCATTGGCACGAAGGATTTCAAGATTCAGTCCGAAGGAATCGCCTGGCAAGCCGTGCAGATGGCTTTGCAAATCGCTGCCCCTGACACTTCGCTGATATTAACGGTGCAAAAGAAGGGAGCGGAAATCTCCAAGAACGTGGCAGTGACGGCAACCGCTTCTGAAACGGAAATGTTGCAAACTCGCTATCTCCGCTTCGCGCCTTTGCAAGCGGTTCAGTACGCGGACAGTTTCGCCGATTCGTTGGCATTAGGCGTCCGAGAAGTTGGTGAAGGGATGACGCAGGTGGTGATGGTTCTCCGAAAGATCGCCACCGGTGAGATGCAAATCAGTGGCTTGGGTGGACCAGGCACAATTCTTTACGCCGCGACAGCAGAATCGTCGCATGGCTTGGCCCGTCTGCTGACCTTCCTAACGTTAATTAGCGCGAACCTAGCAGTGGTGAACTTCCTGCCGATTCCTGTCCTCGATGGTGGCCACATGATGTTCCTGCTTTACGAAGGCATTCGTGGTAAACCAATTAACGAGAAGTGGATGCTGCGGCTTACCTACGTGGGCTTGGCAATGGTGCTTACGATGATGGTGACCGTGATTGGTCTCGATATTCATCGCTTCTTCCCTTGGGGGTAG
- a CDS encoding response regulator — MSQPILLVDDDSVFRLMVKRFLGSEFDVLEADCLEEARHLLARQSFSCVLLDYRLPDGNGLQILPELVLMDLPVVMLTGMGNEKLALQAIQHGCQAYLIKDDLTRDTLIDSFSRVPQEASEKRQALREQIVFPQIVQTASRQCRETTAALRQLLRIENLVANENVQHLNRLSHLMQGVLTYARILSTGWLPEPMSLTSTIDQALEGIDRSTIPVELKRISQPLPALQSDADAVKAIVQNLLEFAVQQPPVKQGASITMQIMALNLEACVQITISGLTTESSAESPKSSPDLIHPEFEVSRLLVEKLRGRLWLDKTAELFRICFALPYQEDFALLAIEEN; from the coding sequence ATGTCACAACCAATTCTGCTTGTTGACGACGACTCGGTTTTCCGTCTCATGGTTAAACGATTTCTAGGCTCAGAATTTGATGTGCTGGAAGCAGACTGCCTAGAGGAGGCACGGCACTTATTGGCTCGGCAATCCTTCAGCTGCGTCCTGCTCGACTACCGCCTGCCTGATGGAAATGGTCTGCAAATACTTCCCGAATTGGTCTTGATGGACCTACCGGTTGTGATGCTAACAGGCATGGGCAATGAAAAACTAGCACTTCAGGCGATTCAACATGGCTGCCAAGCCTACTTGATAAAAGACGACCTCACACGAGACACCCTCATTGATAGCTTTTCCCGCGTTCCTCAAGAAGCTTCGGAGAAACGCCAAGCCCTTCGGGAACAGATCGTCTTTCCTCAGATCGTCCAAACCGCCTCTCGCCAATGCCGTGAGACAACTGCCGCACTTCGTCAGTTACTTCGAATTGAAAACCTTGTCGCGAATGAAAACGTCCAGCACCTCAACCGACTCAGCCACCTCATGCAAGGAGTTTTGACCTACGCCCGGATTCTTTCAACGGGTTGGCTGCCGGAACCGATGTCACTGACAAGCACGATCGATCAAGCGCTTGAGGGAATCGACCGAAGCACTATTCCTGTCGAGCTTAAACGAATATCGCAGCCGTTACCCGCTCTACAATCTGACGCCGATGCCGTGAAAGCGATTGTCCAGAATCTCCTAGAATTCGCAGTCCAACAGCCGCCCGTCAAGCAAGGCGCATCCATCACGATGCAAATCATGGCCCTGAACTTGGAAGCTTGTGTGCAAATCACAATCTCAGGGCTAACGACCGAATCTTCAGCAGAAAGCCCCAAGTCCTCGCCCGATTTAATTCATCCAGAATTTGAAGTAAGTCGACTTCTGGTCGAAAAACTTCGCGGACGGCTGTGGCTCGATAAAACAGCAGAGCTTTTCCGAATTTGCTTTGCCCTGCCCTATCAAGAAGACTTCGCATTGCTTGCGATTGAAGAAAACTAA
- a CDS encoding class I SAM-dependent methyltransferase: MYRICFSTLLLIVCLSGSARAQEGVVLQNGLPFYQGREIAQTMHYKGAPWLIRESRQREEDCEKMLENLGATPGMTICDMGCGNGFYSLKLAEMVGKDGKILAVDIQPQMLRLLKARAARKKIENIELILGDIDDPKLPEGEVDLIMCVDVYHEFSHPTEMLAGMRKALKPEGMIVLLEFRMEDPNVPIKTLHKMSKEQMLKEYKANGFQLAKEFDGLPWQHMMFFEKTKDE, translated from the coding sequence ATGTACCGCATTTGCTTCTCCACTTTGCTGTTGATTGTCTGCCTGTCTGGCTCTGCTAGGGCACAGGAAGGTGTCGTTCTTCAAAATGGTTTGCCCTTCTATCAGGGCCGCGAGATTGCCCAGACGATGCACTACAAGGGTGCGCCTTGGCTGATCCGCGAAAGCCGACAGCGGGAGGAAGATTGCGAGAAGATGCTCGAAAACCTGGGAGCAACGCCAGGAATGACCATCTGTGATATGGGCTGTGGCAACGGATTTTACAGCCTTAAACTGGCAGAAATGGTAGGTAAGGACGGAAAGATTCTAGCCGTTGATATTCAACCGCAAATGCTGCGTCTGCTTAAAGCAAGAGCGGCACGAAAGAAGATTGAAAATATCGAACTCATTCTGGGGGATATCGACGACCCGAAATTACCTGAGGGAGAGGTCGACCTGATTATGTGTGTCGACGTCTATCACGAGTTCTCGCATCCCACAGAGATGCTAGCCGGAATGCGTAAGGCGCTTAAGCCAGAGGGAATGATCGTGCTGTTGGAGTTTCGTATGGAAGACCCCAATGTCCCGATCAAAACACTCCATAAAATGAGCAAAGAACAGATGCTCAAAGAATACAAGGCCAACGGTTTTCAATTGGCAAAAGAGTTTGACGGCTTGCCGTGGCAGCACATGATGTTTTTCGAGAAGACAAAAGACGAGTAG
- a CDS encoding LpxI family protein, with the protein MDHAESNPVALLAGWGNLPIVVANAIKRSGRPVVCAAVKDHADPVLEEICNETIWVGLGQLGRVKHHFLKHRASQATMAGKIHKVRLFDRGAMWKHRPDWFCIRTFAPQMIWGSGDRKDDTLLMAIVRGFARQGITFLPATDFAPELLVKFGMIAGAEPRGKLLRDIEFGWKMAKELGRLDIGQSVAVKNQAVLALEAIEGTDACIERAGKLCKAGGFTIVKVAKPQQDMRFDVPTIGVGTLQTMVDAGASTLVIEAEKTILLDEPAVLEFAKRHRLTILAMKEDCLADLATSTEAA; encoded by the coding sequence ATGGACCATGCTGAGTCGAATCCGGTTGCCCTCTTGGCTGGCTGGGGCAATCTACCGATTGTGGTGGCCAATGCGATTAAACGTAGTGGCCGTCCGGTGGTATGCGCGGCGGTCAAAGATCATGCCGATCCGGTGCTGGAAGAAATATGCAATGAAACCATCTGGGTTGGCTTGGGGCAACTTGGCAGGGTAAAGCATCACTTTCTGAAGCATCGTGCCAGTCAGGCGACCATGGCAGGCAAGATTCATAAGGTCCGGCTGTTCGATCGAGGGGCAATGTGGAAGCATCGCCCTGATTGGTTTTGTATCCGAACATTCGCCCCGCAAATGATTTGGGGAAGTGGTGACCGCAAGGACGACACGTTGTTAATGGCGATCGTCCGAGGATTCGCCCGTCAAGGCATTACCTTCTTGCCTGCAACCGACTTTGCACCGGAGTTGCTCGTGAAATTTGGAATGATCGCTGGCGCCGAGCCACGAGGAAAGTTATTACGCGATATCGAGTTCGGCTGGAAAATGGCCAAGGAACTTGGGCGGCTTGATATCGGCCAAAGCGTTGCGGTCAAAAACCAAGCCGTGCTGGCCTTGGAAGCCATTGAAGGTACCGACGCATGTATCGAGCGGGCCGGGAAGCTTTGCAAAGCCGGAGGATTTACCATTGTAAAAGTGGCTAAACCGCAGCAGGACATGCGGTTTGATGTCCCGACCATTGGTGTCGGAACTTTGCAAACCATGGTGGATGCTGGGGCAAGTACACTTGTCATCGAAGCGGAAAAAACCATTCTCTTAGACGAGCCAGCCGTGTTAGAATTTGCTAAGAGGCATCGTTTGACGATCCTCGCGATGAAAGAAGATTGTCTCGCCGACTTAGCTACCTCTACGGAAGCGGCATAG
- a CDS encoding thioredoxin family protein, which yields MLSLFLMCFAFPLVAGEYNPVVDVGEVLSPWQDLPGTDGKSHAWEDLKEKPVVIVVFTCNTCPYAVEYESRINKLAAHWAKDDRVALVAINSNLIDDDSLEAMSEKAKEAKFTFPYLKDEKQELGKSWGATRTPEFFVLNQERKVVYMGALDNDTDAEKATINYVDAAVEATLAGKQPAVQETVPIGCNIRYKRSRRR from the coding sequence ATGCTTTCCCTGTTCTTGATGTGTTTTGCCTTCCCGCTGGTGGCTGGTGAGTACAATCCCGTTGTTGATGTTGGTGAAGTTCTTTCGCCTTGGCAGGATTTACCAGGGACCGATGGGAAGTCGCATGCTTGGGAAGATTTAAAAGAAAAGCCGGTGGTCATTGTTGTATTTACATGCAACACGTGTCCCTATGCCGTCGAATACGAATCACGCATAAACAAACTGGCTGCTCATTGGGCAAAGGACGACCGGGTGGCGCTGGTGGCGATTAATTCCAACTTGATCGATGATGATTCGCTCGAAGCAATGAGCGAGAAGGCGAAGGAGGCCAAGTTTACGTTTCCTTACCTCAAAGATGAGAAACAAGAGCTAGGCAAATCCTGGGGTGCGACTCGTACGCCTGAGTTCTTTGTCTTGAATCAAGAACGCAAAGTGGTTTATATGGGGGCACTCGATAACGACACCGACGCCGAAAAGGCGACAATCAACTATGTTGACGCGGCGGTGGAAGCCACCCTGGCTGGTAAGCAGCCAGCGGTGCAGGAAACGGTGCCCATCGGTTGCAATATTCGCTACAAGCGAAGTCGGCGACGTTAA